In Nitrospirota bacterium, the following are encoded in one genomic region:
- a CDS encoding type IV pilus twitching motility protein PilT: MATLYDLLKVMIEKGASDLHITTGSPPRLRIDGKLILLDQPQLAPAETKALCYSVLTDAQKHKFEENNELDLSFGVKGLSRFRGNVFMQRGAVAGAFRTIPFQIKTFQELGLPEIVNDLVKKPRGLILVTGPTGSGKSTTLASMVDRINSERQDHIITVEDPIEYLHPHKKSLVNQREVNADTSSFKNALKYVLRQDPNVVLIGEMRDLETIEAALTVSETGHLTLATLHTNSAVQTINRVIDVFPPHQQEQIRTQLSFVLEGILAQQLIARKFGQGRVLAMELLVPNPAIRNLIREDKVHQIYSMMQTGQARFGMQTMNQSLFDLYTRGLLSYEDAIGRSSVPEELITMIQRVPGTAAKGRG, encoded by the coding sequence ATGGCAACACTGTATGACTTGCTTAAGGTAATGATAGAAAAAGGGGCGTCTGATCTTCACATAACAACAGGAAGCCCGCCGCGTCTAAGGATTGACGGGAAACTCATCCTGCTGGATCAGCCGCAATTAGCCCCGGCCGAGACAAAAGCGCTCTGCTACAGCGTTCTTACAGACGCCCAGAAACATAAATTTGAAGAAAACAATGAACTGGACCTGTCATTCGGGGTGAAGGGGCTGAGCAGATTCAGGGGGAATGTCTTTATGCAGAGGGGAGCTGTTGCCGGCGCGTTCAGGACCATTCCTTTTCAGATAAAGACCTTTCAGGAGTTAGGACTGCCTGAAATTGTTAACGATCTTGTCAAGAAGCCGCGCGGCCTGATTCTTGTTACCGGGCCGACAGGAAGCGGTAAGTCTACGACTCTTGCCAGTATGGTTGACAGGATAAATTCCGAGAGGCAGGATCATATAATAACAGTAGAAGACCCGATAGAATATCTTCACCCTCACAAAAAAAGTCTTGTCAACCAGAGAGAGGTAAATGCTGATACATCATCTTTCAAAAATGCATTGAAGTATGTTCTCAGACAGGACCCTAATGTCGTGCTGATAGGCGAGATGCGTGACCTTGAAACAATAGAAGCAGCGCTTACCGTGTCGGAGACAGGGCACTTAACGCTTGCAACACTCCATACAAATTCTGCTGTCCAGACGATAAACCGTGTAATAGATGTATTCCCGCCGCATCAGCAGGAACAGATAAGAACTCAGTTGTCCTTTGTCCTGGAAGGGATACTGGCGCAGCAGCTTATAGCCAGGAAATTCGGGCAGGGAAGGGTTCTTGCAATGGAGCTGCTTGTGCCAAACCCCGCTATAAGAAACCTGATAAGAGAAGACAAGGTGCATCAGATATATTCCATGATGCAGACCGGACAGGCGAGATTCGGAATGCAGACGATGAATCAGTCTTTATTTGATCTCTACACCAGGGGACTTTTATCCTATGAGGATGCAATAGGGCGTTCGTCGGTTCCAGAGGAGTTAATAACAATGATACAGAGGGTGCCGGGAACTGCGGCAAAAGGAAGGGGGTAA
- a CDS encoding HU family DNA-binding protein: MTKAELIDKIASGAGLSKADASKALDSTLNAIKLSLKKGQKVTLVGFGAFSTVKRKARKGRNPKTGQVINIPAARAPKFISGKALKDAVK, translated from the coding sequence ATGACAAAGGCGGAGCTTATTGACAAGATAGCTTCGGGTGCGGGGCTGAGCAAGGCAGATGCTTCAAAGGCGCTCGATTCAACTTTAAACGCAATAAAGTTATCATTAAAAAAAGGACAGAAGGTTACGCTTGTCGGCTTCGGAGCATTCTCAACCGTGAAGCGTAAAGCCAGAAAAGGGCGTAATCCTAAAACAGGGCAGGTTATCAATATTCCGGCTGCAAGAGCGCCGAAATTTATATCAGGCAAAGCGCTTAAAGATGCAGTAAAATAA
- a CDS encoding sigma-54-dependent Fis family transcriptional regulator has protein sequence MENLNKGKILIVEDEKSMREVLGILLEGEGYDVTLAAGGIDGISLLNKDIFDMVITDINMPKVNGFEILKKVRETSPDTLVIMITAFGTTESAVEAMQLGAYDYIHKPFKIDEIRLVVKKALEKRKLSEEVSILREKIKTTYEFGNIFWKNPKMQELLNIIPRIAQSNSNVIITGESGTGKELVATAVHNLSPRKGKKFIDINCAAFPEGLLESELFGHMKGAFTGAAYNKQGLFEIADGGSVFLDEICEMSINLQAKLLRVLENSTFRRVGGTADIKVDVRIISATNQDIKEEISAGRFREDLYYRLNVVPLHIPPLRERKEDIPMLVEHFLKKFSFAERKVSPQVMKLFMEYPWKGNVRELENVIERIALLTDRDEITVEDVPHEILMFSEGAEYTSDITKEGVDLDSIIEDVEKKYLLNALKITGGNKTEAARLLSLSFRSFRHRLSKYGIK, from the coding sequence ATGGAAAATCTTAATAAAGGTAAAATTCTGATTGTAGAAGATGAAAAAAGCATGCGGGAGGTGCTTGGAATCCTCCTTGAAGGGGAGGGTTACGATGTTACTCTTGCGGCAGGCGGCATTGACGGCATAAGCCTTCTCAATAAAGACATATTTGACATGGTAATCACAGACATCAACATGCCGAAGGTTAACGGCTTTGAAATACTCAAAAAAGTGCGTGAGACTTCTCCTGATACCCTTGTAATCATGATAACGGCATTCGGCACAACAGAATCTGCGGTAGAGGCCATGCAGCTTGGCGCTTATGATTATATACACAAGCCGTTCAAGATAGATGAAATAAGGCTTGTAGTAAAAAAAGCGCTTGAAAAGCGCAAGCTGAGCGAAGAGGTTTCGATACTCCGCGAAAAGATAAAGACAACATACGAATTCGGCAATATTTTCTGGAAGAACCCTAAGATGCAGGAACTGCTTAACATCATACCGAGGATTGCGCAGAGCAATTCCAATGTCATAATAACAGGTGAAAGCGGCACAGGCAAGGAATTAGTTGCGACAGCTGTTCATAACCTCAGCCCAAGAAAAGGGAAAAAGTTTATTGATATAAACTGCGCTGCATTTCCTGAAGGTCTTTTGGAGAGCGAACTCTTCGGGCATATGAAAGGCGCATTCACAGGCGCGGCATATAATAAACAGGGCCTTTTTGAAATAGCTGACGGCGGGAGTGTTTTTCTTGACGAGATATGCGAGATGTCAATTAACCTTCAGGCGAAACTCCTGAGAGTGCTTGAGAACAGTACGTTCAGGAGGGTAGGCGGCACTGCTGATATAAAGGTGGACGTGAGAATAATATCCGCTACAAATCAGGACATTAAAGAAGAAATTTCCGCAGGCAGATTCAGAGAGGATTTATATTACAGGTTGAATGTTGTCCCCCTGCATATTCCCCCTTTGAGAGAGAGAAAAGAAGACATTCCGATGCTTGTGGAGCATTTTCTGAAAAAGTTCTCATTTGCAGAGCGGAAGGTCTCTCCCCAGGTCATGAAGCTTTTCATGGAATACCCTTGGAAAGGAAACGTAAGAGAGCTTGAAAATGTCATAGAGAGAATAGCGCTTTTAACGGATAGGGATGAGATAACCGTTGAGGATGTGCCTCATGAGATACTGATGTTTTCGGAAGGCGCTGAATATACGTCGGATATCACTAAGGAAGGTGTAGACCTTGACAGCATTATTGAAGATGTTGAAAAAAAATATCTTTTGAATGCGCTGAAGATTACAGGCGGAAATAAGACAGAAGCGGCAAGGCTGTTGAGCCTTTCTTTTCGTTCGTTCAGGCACAGGCTGTCAAAGTATGGTATAAAATAA
- a CDS encoding PAS domain-containing protein, with amino-acid sequence MNDILLKKVKALISIRVVFITLLLGSFFLLQVGYRSFPYPRATSNLIVALYSLTIIYSFLIDRIKTYFTFAYFQIFMDVAAVNVLIYLTGGIESWFSFIMLLAVISASAVLNRKAGYVIATFSSILYGVMIDLQYYKLLPIKYDPALNEKDFLYNIFVHIAAFYMMAFLSGYLSSRLEKTTIALEQTDSDLKELSLFNKELIESIPSGIFTTDIDGSILIFNKAAEDITGIPRETAVSRKITAIFPFINPPIPPHPNPLPQGERAYKNYPSFKEMEDLQISPPPLMGGGEGEGVIKAFSEQLLEIERIEGVISHPREGSRIINLTISPHMDVTRRRTGFTGIFHDITMLKKMEMDIKHKEKWAAIGELSANIAHEIRNPLASLKGAIEMLREDRAAKEQKERLTEIALKEMERLNEIITDFLMYSTPRAAEFSAFDLNLVLDDTLELLKNTASARKDISIIKDFDMPLFVNADHQKMHQVFLNLGMNAIEAMPDGGELSVSAKRSGNSFEVVFKDTGIGVSQKNLEKIFYPFFTTKDEGTGLGLAIAYRIIEEHKGKIDVISNPGEGTAFKVIIPDGNGKS; translated from the coding sequence ATGAATGATATCCTGCTTAAAAAGGTAAAAGCCCTTATTTCCATAAGGGTTGTTTTTATCACACTCCTTCTGGGTTCGTTTTTCTTGCTTCAGGTCGGATACAGGAGTTTTCCTTATCCACGCGCCACTTCAAATCTTATAGTAGCGCTCTATTCCCTGACAATAATTTATTCTTTTCTCATTGACAGGATAAAAACGTATTTTACATTTGCATACTTCCAGATTTTTATGGATGTTGCGGCCGTAAATGTCCTTATATATCTTACAGGCGGGATTGAAAGCTGGTTTTCGTTCATTATGCTTCTGGCAGTAATATCAGCAAGCGCAGTCCTTAACAGGAAAGCAGGTTATGTTATTGCCACATTCAGCAGTATTCTCTATGGAGTCATGATAGATCTTCAGTATTATAAACTCCTTCCGATAAAGTACGACCCTGCGCTTAATGAAAAAGATTTTCTTTACAATATTTTTGTGCACATAGCTGCTTTTTATATGATGGCCTTCCTGAGCGGTTATCTCTCTTCAAGGCTTGAGAAGACAACGATAGCCCTTGAACAGACTGATTCTGACCTGAAGGAGCTTTCGCTTTTCAACAAAGAGCTTATTGAGAGCATTCCGAGCGGGATATTTACAACTGATATTGATGGCAGTATTCTGATATTTAATAAAGCGGCAGAGGATATAACGGGCATTCCGAGAGAAACAGCGGTGAGCCGAAAGATAACTGCGATATTCCCTTTTATTAATCCCCCCATCCCCCCTCACCCTAACCCTCTCCCACAAGGGGAGAGGGCATATAAGAATTACCCCTCTTTCAAGGAGATGGAGGACCTTCAAATTTCCCCCCCTCCCTTGATGGGAGGGGGCGAGGGGGAGGGTGTTATAAAAGCATTTTCGGAGCAATTGCTTGAAATAGAACGTATAGAGGGTGTGATAAGTCATCCAAGGGAAGGCAGCAGGATTATTAACCTGACCATCTCGCCGCATATGGATGTTACCCGCAGAAGAACAGGTTTTACCGGTATATTTCATGACATCACCATGCTTAAAAAAATGGAGATGGATATAAAGCATAAGGAAAAATGGGCTGCCATAGGCGAACTTTCTGCGAATATAGCGCATGAGATAAGAAATCCGTTAGCCTCTCTTAAAGGAGCGATAGAAATGCTGAGAGAGGACAGGGCGGCAAAGGAACAAAAAGAAAGGCTGACAGAAATAGCATTGAAAGAGATGGAGAGGCTGAATGAGATAATCACAGATTTTCTTATGTATTCAACCCCGAGGGCTGCCGAGTTCAGCGCTTTTGACCTCAATCTTGTGCTTGATGACACGCTTGAATTGCTAAAAAATACAGCATCCGCAAGGAAGGATATTTCTATTATAAAGGATTTCGACATGCCGCTTTTTGTTAATGCCGACCATCAGAAAATGCATCAGGTCTTCTTGAATCTTGGGATGAACGCCATAGAGGCAATGCCTGACGGAGGAGAACTTTCTGTCAGCGCAAAGCGGTCGGGCAATTCTTTTGAGGTTGTTTTTAAAGATACAGGCATCGGTGTCTCTCAGAAAAATCTTGAAAAAATATTTTATCCTTTTTTTACTACGAAAGATGAGGGCACTGGCCTCGGACTGGCTATTGCATACAGAATCATTGAAGAGCATAAAGGGAAGATAGATGTTATCAGTAATCCCGGCGAGGGCACGGCCTTTAAAGTTATAATACCTGACGGCAATGGAAAATCTTAA
- a CDS encoding type II secretion system F family protein yields MATVFQWSGKTTRGVIESGEITAAAKEEVAAQLRRRNITPTLITEKKAGKKLFGGFGEGKVNDKDIVVFTRQFSTMIDAGLPLVQALDILSTQVENKTLSRVLGEIKESVEAGSTYADALKKHPRVFSELYANMVAAGEAGGILDTILNRLAAYIEKAMKLKKKVKGAMVYPIVVTTVAVLVIAVIMIFVVPTFSKMFAQLGGTLPLPTLMIIGLSHFLAGIGGLLTGVAIVGFVVALKQFRRTEKGTHITDKILLKLPIFGVLLNKVAVAKFTRTLGTLVSSGVPILDGLEITAKTSGNKVIEYAIMEVRKQVTGGKTLADPLTKAKVFPPMVTHMISVGETTGALDTMLNKIADFYDDEVDAAVNALTSMMEPMLMVFLGGSVGFIVIAMYLPIFKLITLIK; encoded by the coding sequence ATGGCAACAGTGTTTCAGTGGTCAGGCAAGACTACAAGAGGCGTTATAGAATCAGGCGAGATTACTGCGGCTGCTAAAGAAGAAGTTGCAGCTCAGCTCAGAAGAAGAAATATAACACCAACTTTGATTACTGAAAAAAAGGCCGGGAAGAAATTATTCGGCGGCTTTGGCGAGGGTAAAGTAAATGACAAGGACATAGTTGTATTTACAAGGCAATTTTCTACGATGATAGATGCAGGGCTTCCGCTTGTGCAGGCGCTTGATATTCTTTCAACTCAGGTTGAAAATAAGACACTTTCCAGAGTGCTGGGAGAGATTAAGGAGAGTGTTGAGGCCGGTTCTACTTATGCTGATGCGTTGAAAAAACATCCGAGGGTCTTTTCAGAACTGTATGCAAATATGGTGGCGGCAGGCGAGGCAGGCGGTATCCTGGATACAATCCTTAACAGGCTTGCAGCGTATATCGAAAAGGCAATGAAATTAAAGAAGAAGGTTAAAGGCGCAATGGTATATCCGATAGTTGTTACAACTGTTGCTGTTTTGGTAATTGCGGTCATAATGATATTTGTGGTCCCGACATTTTCTAAGATGTTTGCACAGCTTGGCGGAACACTGCCGCTTCCCACGCTGATGATTATCGGCCTGAGTCATTTTCTGGCGGGAATAGGCGGCCTTCTGACAGGAGTCGCAATAGTCGGGTTTGTTGTTGCTCTAAAGCAGTTCAGGCGCACGGAAAAGGGTACGCATATAACAGACAAGATACTATTGAAACTGCCGATATTCGGGGTTCTTTTGAATAAAGTTGCCGTGGCAAAGTTTACGCGGACACTCGGAACGCTTGTCAGCAGCGGGGTGCCGATACTGGATGGGCTTGAGATAACAGCGAAGACTTCAGGGAATAAGGTGATTGAATATGCAATCATGGAGGTAAGAAAGCAGGTTACAGGAGGAAAGACCCTTGCTGATCCATTGACCAAAGCCAAGGTATTCCCTCCAATGGTTACCCACATGATTTCTGTAGGTGAAACAACAGGCGCGCTGGATACAATGCTCAATAAGATAGCTGATTTTTATGATGATGAGGTTGACGCGGCAGTCAACGCCCTGACATCTATGATGGAGCCTATGTTGATGGTATTCCTCGGTGGGTCGGTAGGTTTTATAGTAATTGCAATGTATCTGCCGATATTTAAACTCATTACGCTAATAAAGTAG